In Kitasatospora gansuensis, a genomic segment contains:
- a CDS encoding CobW family GTP-binding protein: MSDQIKLPVVVVAGLHRAERWCAVQELTAAGIDAVVLRHDLRDASFGIVHRELRDAHGSHRRAEVPLTNDCPCCALREDLVPELVRIAEAGQYGLAIVELWGGSDPHPAVEVIAGAEGIELAGVVTAVDPEELVGDLSVSDDLVDHGEHTAAQDGRTRAEALAHQIEYAGTLAVPRGSDGAGVAMLRQLHPTARLVTLGTGELTRAALGGFDVPAARDRVNPAIALLPQEHDEAGVATLVWERRRPLHPARLHEALEQLVPAAQRSRGRFWLANRPELMLAWDAAGANLAVEECGPWLTALPDAAWELYPPTRRAAAALDWHPVHGDRVQQLSFTAEGLDADGIVELLDACLLTDTELAAGEAGWKALPDAFEDLLDPVS; this comes from the coding sequence ATGTCCGATCAGATCAAGCTCCCGGTGGTGGTCGTCGCGGGCCTGCACCGGGCCGAACGATGGTGTGCGGTCCAGGAGTTGACGGCCGCCGGGATCGACGCCGTGGTGCTCCGCCACGACCTGCGGGACGCCTCCTTCGGGATCGTCCACCGCGAACTGCGGGACGCCCACGGCAGTCACCGCCGGGCCGAGGTGCCGCTCACCAACGACTGCCCGTGCTGCGCGCTGCGCGAGGACCTGGTGCCCGAGCTGGTCCGGATCGCCGAGGCCGGGCAGTACGGGCTGGCGATCGTGGAGCTGTGGGGCGGCAGCGACCCGCACCCGGCGGTGGAGGTGATCGCCGGGGCCGAGGGCATCGAACTCGCCGGTGTGGTCACGGCGGTGGACCCGGAGGAGCTGGTCGGCGACCTCTCGGTCTCCGACGACCTGGTCGACCACGGCGAGCACACCGCGGCCCAGGACGGCCGGACCAGGGCCGAGGCGCTGGCGCACCAGATCGAGTACGCCGGCACGCTGGCCGTACCCCGGGGGAGCGATGGCGCCGGAGTCGCGATGCTCCGCCAACTGCACCCGACGGCAAGGCTGGTGACGCTCGGGACCGGTGAGCTGACCCGGGCCGCGCTCGGCGGCTTCGACGTGCCGGCCGCCCGGGACCGGGTCAACCCCGCGATCGCGCTGCTGCCACAGGAGCACGATGAGGCGGGGGTGGCCACCCTGGTCTGGGAGCGCCGTCGGCCGCTGCACCCCGCCCGGCTGCACGAGGCGCTGGAGCAGCTGGTACCGGCCGCGCAGCGCAGCCGGGGCCGGTTCTGGCTGGCCAACCGCCCCGAGCTGATGCTCGCCTGGGACGCCGCCGGAGCCAACCTCGCGGTGGAGGAGTGCGGACCCTGGCTGACCGCACTGCCGGACGCCGCCTGGGAGCTCTACCCGCCCACCCGACGGGCCGCCGCCGCACTCGACTGGCATCCCGTGCACGGCGACCGGGTCCAGCAACTCAGCTTCACCGCCGAGGGGTTGGATGCCGACGGGATCGTCGAGCTGCTCGACGCCTGCCTGCTCACCGACACCGAGCTCGCCGCAGGCGAGGCGGGCTGGAAGGCCCTGCCCGATGCCTTCGAGGACCTGCTGGACCCCGTCTCATGA
- the rpsN gene encoding 30S ribosomal protein S14, which translates to MAKQSKIARDLHRREVVARYAERRAELKRLIARPGTDPVERAAAQQELARQPRDASATRLRNRDGIDGRPRGYLRAFGLSRINLRKHAHAGHLPGVRKSSW; encoded by the coding sequence ATGGCCAAGCAGAGCAAGATCGCCAGGGACCTGCACCGCCGCGAGGTGGTCGCCAGGTACGCCGAGCGCCGCGCCGAACTCAAGCGCCTGATCGCCCGGCCCGGCACCGACCCGGTCGAACGGGCCGCCGCCCAGCAGGAGCTGGCCCGCCAGCCACGGGACGCCAGCGCCACCCGGCTGCGCAACCGGGACGGCATCGACGGCCGCCCGCGCGGCTACCTGCGGGCCTTCGGCCTGTCCCGGATCAACCTGCGCAAGCATGCCCATGCCGGCCACCTGCCCGGCGTCCGCAAGTCGAGCTGGTAG
- the rpmB gene encoding 50S ribosomal protein L28, with the protein MSAHCQLTGRKPGFGNAISHSHRRTKRRFDPNIQRKRYWLPSEGRNVRLTLSAAGIKTVDSIGIEAAVARIRARGEKV; encoded by the coding sequence ATGTCCGCGCACTGCCAGCTGACCGGCCGCAAGCCCGGCTTCGGCAACGCCATCTCGCACTCGCACCGCCGCACCAAACGACGCTTCGACCCGAACATCCAGCGCAAGCGCTACTGGCTTCCCAGTGAGGGGCGCAACGTCCGGCTGACGCTCAGCGCGGCCGGGATCAAGACCGTCGACAGCATCGGCATCGAGGCCGCCGTGGCCCGCATCCGCGCTCGGGGGGAGAAGGTCTGA
- the rpmG gene encoding 50S ribosomal protein L33, whose protein sequence is MARNELRPIVKLRSTAGTGHTYVTRKNRRNDPDRLTLRKYDPVARQHVPFREER, encoded by the coding sequence ATGGCCCGCAACGAACTCCGCCCGATCGTCAAGCTGCGGTCGACCGCCGGCACCGGCCACACGTACGTGACCAGGAAGAACCGCCGCAACGACCCCGACCGGCTGACCCTGCGCAAGTACGACCCGGTCGCCCGGCAGCACGTGCCGTTCCGCGAAGAGCGCTGA
- a CDS encoding helix-turn-helix domain-containing protein has product MARTVRTVSKTTSFDLTAAERSALEGLAQRPTAMGMRAKIVLASAGQGKAAKPVPVDTVLAELNASRDSVNKWRKRFLTERLAGLSEELRAGGPRTVTDEQIAKVIAETLGRKPRLGTQWSARELAERAGVSQQTVSKVWRAFDLAPQRTEAVTLATDPLAMDRAHDVVGLYLAPPERALVVCVDENRHSATGYAGNPDRGLAEALETTNGQVVGSLHRRHRAVEFRKFLEGLEATVPAGLQVHLICDSYATHKAPTVKNWLLAHPRFQLHFTGTGPAWTELAARWLAALRTTDTALAQQVRDWTGTLGATETETEEEPASFAWTKDTAAIQQALGG; this is encoded by the coding sequence ATGGCACGCACCGTACGCACCGTATCCAAGACCACCTCGTTCGACCTGACCGCCGCCGAGCGCTCCGCCCTGGAGGGGCTGGCGCAGCGGCCCACCGCGATGGGGATGCGGGCCAAGATCGTGCTCGCCTCCGCCGGGCAGGGCAAGGCGGCGAAGCCGGTACCGGTGGACACCGTGCTCGCCGAGCTGAACGCCTCGCGGGATTCCGTGAACAAGTGGCGCAAGCGCTTCCTGACCGAGCGCCTGGCCGGGCTCTCCGAGGAGCTCAGGGCCGGCGGCCCGCGCACCGTGACGGACGAGCAGATCGCCAAGGTGATCGCCGAGACGCTCGGCCGCAAGCCCCGGCTCGGCACCCAGTGGTCGGCCCGTGAGCTGGCCGAGCGGGCCGGGGTCTCGCAGCAGACCGTCAGCAAGGTCTGGCGCGCCTTCGACCTGGCCCCGCAGCGCACCGAGGCCGTCACGCTGGCCACCGACCCGCTCGCCATGGACCGGGCCCACGACGTGGTCGGCCTCTACCTCGCCCCGCCGGAGCGGGCCCTGGTGGTCTGCGTGGACGAGAACCGGCACAGCGCCACCGGCTACGCGGGCAACCCCGACCGGGGCCTGGCCGAAGCCCTGGAGACCACCAACGGCCAGGTGGTCGGCTCGCTGCACCGGCGGCACCGGGCGGTGGAGTTCCGCAAGTTCCTGGAGGGGCTGGAGGCCACCGTGCCGGCCGGCCTCCAGGTCCACCTGATCTGCGACAGCTACGCCACCCACAAGGCGCCGACGGTGAAGAACTGGCTGCTCGCCCACCCGCGCTTCCAGCTGCACTTCACCGGCACCGGCCCGGCCTGGACGGAGCTGGCGGCCCGCTGGCTCGCCGCGCTGCGCACCACCGACACGGCGCTGGCGCAGCAGGTCCGGGACTGGACCGGCACGCTCGGCGCGACGGAGACGGAAACGGAGGAGGAGCCGGCATCCTTCGCCTGGACCAAGGACACCGCGGCGATCCAGCAGGCTCTGGGCGGCTGA
- a CDS encoding peptide-N4-asparagine amidase — MPARPVLRRAARAFGAAVLALAAVLTQGGTAYADFGSDYHDPISAVQPLTRPDTRSCTVEVMHERAFKNGYGSPADTPYNGSLTPPADCAGPWSKVVLDLHGSVAGRQFDRLFTVRVGGVEVLMSSTPEPSQDGIEWRVERDVTRYAPVLTGTQPFEFDLPNVTDATYTGVFVISATFTFYTASAAWPAARTADRVLTGGGFTLDQAHPGSTREFTFPRNLERLTAEVYARGGGACEEFAYASAPEEFVRANPGRGYCGQGPFRELRLAVDGRTAGAVWPYPVIYTGGWDPLLWRPTPGIFAFDLPAYQVDLTPYVGLLLDGRPHSVSLTVNQAEKQSNDAWTGQLNLFATVDHGSARTSGALTRHQVASEATVRTELTDLGEGSGDWTVTAARHDSAQGWVQTSHGRVTTEVRTDRTFRSGQQLRDGGNDLTLHNRTDQTTTSTRRGGGPPAGSTVQESAPLDVRYRYTADAAGSTDQRTEMVLGHHRTATEDGLRSTVDHTYAPTAHRHNGDATVRTGSSVETYRSTGPDGPYARTITTRDGWPV; from the coding sequence TTGCCCGCTCGTCCCGTACTGCGCCGAGCGGCCCGCGCCTTCGGCGCCGCCGTCCTGGCCCTCGCAGCCGTCCTGACCCAAGGCGGCACCGCGTACGCCGACTTCGGCTCCGACTACCACGACCCGATCTCCGCCGTACAGCCGCTGACCAGGCCGGACACCCGGTCCTGCACGGTCGAGGTGATGCACGAGCGGGCCTTCAAGAACGGCTACGGCAGCCCGGCCGACACCCCGTACAACGGCTCGCTGACCCCGCCCGCCGACTGCGCCGGGCCCTGGTCCAAGGTGGTCCTCGACCTGCACGGCAGCGTCGCGGGGCGGCAGTTCGACCGGCTGTTCACCGTCCGGGTGGGCGGGGTCGAGGTGCTGATGTCCTCCACGCCCGAGCCCTCGCAGGACGGCATCGAGTGGCGGGTCGAGCGCGATGTCACCCGGTACGCGCCGGTGCTGACGGGCACTCAGCCCTTCGAGTTCGACCTGCCCAACGTCACCGACGCCACCTACACCGGCGTCTTCGTGATCTCCGCCACCTTCACCTTCTACACCGCCTCGGCTGCCTGGCCCGCCGCCCGCACCGCCGACCGGGTGCTCACCGGCGGCGGGTTCACGCTCGACCAGGCGCACCCGGGCAGCACCAGGGAGTTCACCTTCCCGCGGAACCTGGAGCGGCTGACCGCCGAGGTGTACGCGCGCGGCGGTGGCGCCTGCGAGGAGTTCGCGTACGCCTCCGCGCCGGAGGAGTTCGTCCGGGCCAACCCCGGGCGGGGGTACTGCGGCCAGGGCCCGTTCCGGGAGCTGCGGCTCGCCGTGGACGGCCGGACGGCCGGTGCGGTCTGGCCCTACCCGGTGATCTACACCGGCGGCTGGGACCCGCTGCTCTGGCGGCCCACCCCGGGCATCTTCGCCTTCGACCTGCCCGCCTACCAGGTGGATCTGACCCCGTACGTCGGCCTGCTGCTCGACGGCCGCCCGCACTCCGTCTCACTCACCGTCAACCAGGCCGAGAAGCAGAGCAACGACGCCTGGACCGGTCAGCTCAACCTGTTCGCCACCGTCGACCACGGCAGCGCCCGGACCTCCGGCGCGCTGACCCGGCACCAGGTCGCGTCCGAGGCCACCGTCCGCACGGAGCTCACCGACCTCGGCGAGGGCAGCGGCGACTGGACGGTCACCGCGGCCCGCCACGACTCCGCCCAGGGCTGGGTGCAGACCTCGCACGGCCGGGTCACCACCGAGGTCAGGACCGACCGGACCTTCCGCTCCGGCCAGCAACTCCGCGACGGCGGCAACGACCTGACGCTGCACAACCGCACCGACCAGACCACGACCAGCACCCGCCGGGGCGGCGGCCCGCCGGCCGGCAGCACCGTCCAGGAGAGCGCACCGCTGGACGTCCGCTACCGGTACACGGCCGACGCCGCGGGCAGCACCGACCAGCGCACCGAGATGGTGCTCGGCCACCACCGCACCGCGACCGAGGACGGCCTGCGCAGCACGGTCGACCACACCTACGCCCCGACCGCCCACCGGCACAACGGCGACGCGACCGTCCGCACCGGCAGCTCGGTCGAGACCTACCGCAGCACCGGCCCGGACGGCCCGTACGCGCGCACCATCACCACCCGGGACGGCTGGCCGGTGTAG
- a CDS encoding NADH:flavin oxidoreductase, which translates to MLSTTTSRATEVLDRPFTLGSLTLRNRIVMAPMTREHSPGGVPGPDVAEYYARRAAGGVGLIITEGTYVDHPSAGTRPAVPQFHGERALAGWADVAAAVHHAGGKIVPQLWHVGMARVAGAPPVPQAPRIGPSGIPLEGHEPGHPMTRQDLDDVIAAFAAGAAAAEARGFDGIEIHGAHGYLVDQFLWEHTNRRTDGYGGDPASRTRFAAELVAACRAVVAPDFPILFRMSQWKVGNYDARLGSTPQELEAVLAPLVEAGVDAFHASTRRYWQPEFDGSELNLAGWVKKLSGRPAVSVGSVGLDTEFTKAFVGQGSGLADINGLLDRLERDEFDLIAVGRALLADPRWAEKVLDGRTEELTAFSVRALKTLS; encoded by the coding sequence ATGCTCAGCACCACAACGTCCCGTGCCACCGAAGTCCTCGACCGCCCGTTCACCCTGGGTAGCCTGACCCTGCGGAACCGGATCGTGATGGCCCCGATGACCCGGGAACACTCCCCCGGTGGTGTGCCGGGCCCCGACGTCGCGGAGTACTACGCCCGCCGGGCGGCCGGCGGGGTCGGCCTGATCATCACCGAGGGCACCTACGTGGACCACCCCTCGGCGGGCACCAGGCCCGCCGTCCCGCAGTTCCACGGCGAGCGGGCGCTGGCCGGCTGGGCCGACGTGGCGGCGGCGGTGCACCACGCGGGCGGGAAGATCGTGCCGCAGCTCTGGCACGTCGGGATGGCCCGGGTGGCCGGTGCGCCGCCCGTCCCGCAGGCTCCCCGGATCGGCCCGTCCGGCATCCCACTGGAGGGCCATGAGCCCGGGCACCCGATGACCCGACAGGACCTGGACGACGTGATCGCGGCGTTCGCCGCCGGGGCCGCCGCCGCCGAGGCCCGCGGCTTCGACGGCATCGAGATCCACGGCGCCCACGGCTACCTGGTCGACCAGTTCCTCTGGGAGCACACCAACCGGCGCACCGACGGCTACGGCGGCGACCCGGCCTCCCGGACCCGCTTCGCCGCCGAGCTGGTGGCGGCCTGCCGCGCGGTGGTGGCGCCCGACTTCCCGATCCTGTTCCGGATGTCCCAGTGGAAGGTCGGCAACTACGACGCCCGGCTCGGCAGCACGCCGCAGGAGCTCGAAGCGGTGCTCGCCCCGCTCGTCGAGGCGGGCGTGGACGCCTTCCACGCCTCCACCCGCCGCTACTGGCAGCCCGAGTTCGACGGCTCGGAGCTCAACCTCGCGGGCTGGGTGAAGAAGCTCTCGGGCCGGCCCGCCGTCAGCGTCGGCTCGGTCGGCCTGGACACCGAGTTCACCAAGGCGTTCGTCGGCCAGGGCAGCGGCCTCGCCGACATCAACGGGCTGCTGGACCGGCTGGAGCGGGACGAGTTCGACCTGATCGCGGTCGGCCGGGCGCTGCTCGCCGACCCCCGGTGGGCCGAGAAGGTCCTCGACGGCCGGACCGAGGAGCTGACCGCCTTCTCCGTGCGGGCGCTCAAGACGCTGTCCTGA
- a CDS encoding Fpg/Nei family DNA glycosylase, whose protein sequence is MPEGHIIHRLATENAKAFAHRPLRVSSPQGRFAEGAALIDGQRLSEAEAHGKHLFLGFEAGAWLHIHLGLYGGFTFGAGPAPAPVGLIRLRLESTESYADLRGPNTCELLTGAEKSAIHARLGPDPLRPGSDPGPAWERISRSRTTVAALLMDQKVLAGVGNVYRAEVLFRLGIDPHRPGRDVTRAEWDAIWADLVELMHDGAGIGRIDTVRPEHTPEAMGRPPRVDDHGGEVYVYRRAAMPCLVCGTEVRTESHAARNLFWCPSCQQR, encoded by the coding sequence GTGCCCGAGGGCCACATCATCCACCGTCTCGCGACCGAGAACGCCAAGGCGTTCGCGCACCGCCCGCTCCGGGTCTCCAGCCCGCAGGGCCGGTTCGCGGAGGGCGCCGCGCTGATCGACGGTCAGCGGCTCAGCGAGGCGGAGGCGCACGGCAAGCACCTGTTCCTCGGCTTCGAGGCCGGTGCCTGGCTGCACATCCACCTCGGCCTGTACGGCGGTTTCACCTTCGGCGCGGGCCCGGCTCCCGCGCCGGTCGGCCTGATCCGGCTCCGGCTGGAGAGCACGGAGTCGTACGCCGACCTGCGCGGCCCGAACACCTGTGAACTGCTCACCGGCGCCGAGAAGTCGGCGATCCACGCCCGGCTCGGGCCCGACCCGCTGCGCCCCGGCAGCGACCCGGGCCCGGCCTGGGAGCGGATCTCCCGGAGCCGGACCACGGTCGCCGCCCTGCTGATGGACCAGAAGGTGCTGGCGGGCGTCGGCAACGTCTACCGGGCCGAGGTGCTGTTCCGGCTCGGCATCGACCCGCACCGCCCCGGCCGGGACGTCACCCGGGCCGAGTGGGACGCGATCTGGGCCGACCTGGTGGAGCTGATGCACGACGGCGCGGGCATCGGCCGGATCGACACCGTCCGCCCCGAGCACACGCCCGAGGCGATGGGCCGGCCGCCCCGGGTGGACGACCACGGGGGTGAGGTCTACGTCTACCGGCGGGCCGCGATGCCCTGCCTGGTCTGCGGCACCGAGGTCCGGACCGAGAGCCACGCGGCCCGCAACCTGTTCTGGTGCCCGAGCTGCCAGCAGCGCTGA
- a CDS encoding AAA family ATPase — MPATGPTCSVPVGRCSVTHAGGGQVPPGYPAQPIRPPYPPQAATGHFALPTGAPVQLPPPQAPALTLAVLLIGPAGAGKTTVARHWAERRPTATAHISLDDVREWVQAGFANPQSGWNNASEAQYRLARRTCGFACRNYLANGISCIIDDAVFPDLPAVGLGGWKRHIGPGMIPVVLLPGLDSVLARNARRAGTRRLSDEEVARIHGRMAGWYNSGLPIIDNSHLDVAATAAALDQVIAARLAGR; from the coding sequence GTGCCCGCCACCGGACCGACGTGTAGTGTCCCCGTCGGGAGGTGCTCAGTGACGCACGCAGGGGGAGGTCAGGTGCCGCCGGGCTACCCGGCCCAGCCAATCCGGCCGCCGTACCCGCCGCAGGCCGCCACCGGGCATTTCGCCCTGCCGACCGGCGCACCGGTCCAGTTGCCGCCGCCGCAGGCGCCCGCGCTCACCCTCGCGGTGCTGCTGATCGGCCCCGCCGGGGCGGGCAAGACCACGGTGGCCAGGCACTGGGCCGAGCGCCGCCCGACCGCGACCGCGCACATCAGCCTGGACGACGTCCGGGAGTGGGTGCAGGCCGGGTTCGCCAACCCGCAGTCCGGCTGGAACAACGCCTCCGAGGCGCAGTACCGGCTGGCCCGGCGCACCTGCGGCTTCGCCTGCCGGAACTACCTGGCCAACGGCATCTCCTGCATCATCGACGACGCGGTCTTCCCCGACCTGCCCGCCGTCGGCCTGGGCGGCTGGAAGCGCCACATCGGCCCCGGCATGATCCCCGTGGTGCTGCTGCCCGGCCTCGACTCGGTGCTGGCCAGGAACGCCCGCCGGGCCGGCACCCGCCGGCTCAGCGACGAGGAGGTGGCCCGGATCCACGGGCGGATGGCCGGCTGGTACAACTCCGGACTGCCGATCATCGACAACTCGCACCTCGACGTCGCGGCCACCGCGGCCGCCCTGGACCAGGTGATAGCGGCCCGGCTGGCCGGTCGCTGA
- the aroQ gene encoding type II 3-dehydroquinate dehydratase, which produces MSRVLVLNGPNLGRLGSREPDVYGATSYAGLVERCTALGKELGFEVEVKETNSEQQMIEWLHWAADEKTPVVINPGAFTHYSYGMRDAAAQRTAPLIEVHISNPYARETFRHNSVIAAVASGTIAGFGIGSYELALRALAEQLTTR; this is translated from the coding sequence GTGAGCCGGGTGCTGGTGCTCAACGGCCCCAACCTGGGCCGGCTGGGCAGCCGGGAGCCGGACGTCTACGGCGCCACCTCGTACGCCGGGCTGGTCGAGCGCTGCACCGCGCTCGGCAAGGAGCTCGGCTTCGAGGTGGAGGTCAAGGAGACCAACTCCGAGCAGCAGATGATCGAGTGGCTGCACTGGGCCGCCGACGAGAAGACCCCCGTGGTGATCAACCCGGGTGCCTTCACGCACTACTCGTACGGGATGCGGGACGCCGCCGCGCAGCGGACCGCTCCGCTGATCGAGGTGCACATCTCCAACCCGTACGCGCGGGAGACCTTCCGGCACAACTCGGTGATCGCCGCGGTCGCCTCCGGCACCATCGCCGGATTCGGCATCGGTAGCTATGAGCTGGCGCTTCGTGCGCTGGCCGAGCAGCTCACCACGCGCTGA
- the aroB gene encoding 3-dehydroquinate synthase, whose amino-acid sequence MSDTVTIHVGGSAGHDPYDVLIGRQLLGELGRLIGTRAKRVAIIHPEALEATGEAIREDLAAEGYDAILLQVPNAEEAKSAEVAAYCWSVLGQTGFTRSDVIVGLGGGATTDLAGFVAATWLRGVRWVSMPTTLLGMVDAAVGGKTGINIAEGKNMVGAFHPPVGVLADLATLETVPKHDYVSGLAEVIKCGFIADPVILDLIEADPEGAKTPAGPHTVELIRRAIQVKADVVSGDLKETGLREILNYGHTLGHAIERNERYKWRHGAAISIGMVFAAELGRLAGRLDDETADRHRSVLGSVGLPLTYRADAWPKLLDAMKIDKKSRGDLLRFVVLDGLAKTSVLEGPDPQVLVAAYAEVSA is encoded by the coding sequence ATGAGTGACACCGTCACCATCCACGTCGGCGGCAGTGCCGGACACGACCCGTACGACGTGCTGATCGGCCGTCAGCTGCTCGGCGAGCTCGGCCGGCTGATCGGCACCCGGGCCAAGCGGGTGGCGATCATCCACCCCGAGGCGCTGGAGGCCACCGGCGAGGCGATCCGCGAGGACCTGGCCGCCGAGGGCTACGACGCGATCCTGCTGCAGGTGCCGAACGCCGAGGAGGCGAAGAGCGCCGAGGTGGCCGCGTACTGCTGGTCGGTGCTCGGGCAGACCGGCTTCACCCGCAGCGACGTGATCGTCGGCCTGGGCGGCGGCGCGACCACCGACCTGGCCGGCTTCGTGGCGGCCACCTGGCTGCGCGGGGTGCGCTGGGTGTCGATGCCCACCACGCTGCTCGGCATGGTGGACGCGGCGGTCGGCGGCAAGACCGGCATCAACATCGCCGAGGGCAAGAACATGGTCGGCGCCTTCCACCCGCCGGTGGGCGTGCTGGCCGACCTGGCCACCCTGGAGACCGTGCCCAAGCACGACTACGTCTCCGGTCTGGCCGAGGTGATCAAGTGCGGCTTCATCGCCGACCCGGTGATCCTCGACCTGATCGAGGCCGACCCGGAGGGCGCCAAGACGCCGGCCGGGCCGCACACGGTGGAGCTGATCCGCCGGGCGATCCAGGTCAAGGCCGACGTGGTCTCGGGCGACCTCAAGGAGACCGGTCTCCGGGAGATCCTGAACTACGGCCACACCCTCGGCCACGCGATCGAGCGCAACGAGCGGTACAAGTGGCGGCACGGCGCCGCGATCTCCATCGGCATGGTCTTCGCCGCCGAACTCGGCCGCCTGGCCGGGCGGTTGGACGACGAGACGGCCGACCGGCACCGCTCGGTGCTCGGCTCGGTCGGCCTGCCGCTGACCTACCGGGCGGACGCCTGGCCGAAGCTGCTGGACGCCATGAAGATCGACAAGAAGTCGCGCGGCGACCTGCTGCGCTTCGTGGTGCTGGACGGTCTGGCCAAGACCTCCGTCCTGGAGGGCCCCGACCCGCAGGTGCTGGTGGCGGCCTACGCGGAGGTCTCGGCGTGA
- a CDS encoding shikimate kinase — protein MTAPVVVLVGPPGAGKSTVGRLLAERLDVTFRDTDQDIEQLAGKPIPEIFIDEGEPHFRALEGRAVEAATTAYDGVLALGGGAVMAERTRELLRDLPVVYLEVALGDAVKRVGLDAPRPLLAVNPRAAWRELMEARRPLYLEVATAVVDTEGRSPEQVADAVLEALELKTP, from the coding sequence ATGACCGCACCGGTCGTCGTGCTGGTCGGCCCGCCCGGGGCCGGCAAGAGCACGGTCGGCAGGCTGCTCGCCGAGCGGCTCGACGTCACCTTCCGGGACACCGACCAGGACATCGAGCAGCTCGCGGGCAAGCCGATCCCGGAGATCTTCATCGACGAGGGCGAGCCGCACTTCCGGGCGCTGGAGGGGCGTGCCGTCGAGGCGGCCACCACCGCGTACGACGGTGTGCTCGCGCTCGGCGGTGGCGCGGTGATGGCCGAGCGGACCCGTGAGCTGTTGCGCGACCTCCCGGTGGTGTACCTGGAGGTGGCGCTCGGCGACGCGGTCAAGCGGGTCGGCCTGGACGCCCCGCGCCCGCTGCTCGCGGTGAACCCGCGGGCGGCCTGGCGCGAGCTGATGGAAGCCCGCCGCCCGCTGTACCTGGAGGTGGCCACCGCGGTGGTCGACACCGAGGGCCGTTCGCCGGAGCAGGTCGCGGACGCAGTACTGGAAGCACTGGAGTTGAAGACCCCATGA
- the aroC gene encoding chorismate synthase, whose translation MGTLRWLTAGESHGPALVATLEGLPAGVPVTTELVADALARRRLGYGRGARMKFEQDEVTFLGGVRHGETMGSPVAVMVGNTEWPKWEQVMSADPVDPEILAGLARNEALTRPRPGHADLAGMQKYSIDEARPILERASARETAARVALGAVARSYLKATCGIEIVSHVVELAAAKAPAGVLPLPSDEARLDEDPVRCLDPDASKAMVAEIDQAHKDGDTLGGVVEVLAYGVPVGLGSHVHWDRRLDARLAAALMGIQAIKGVEVGDGFELARVPGSQAHDEIVPSADGIKRTSGRSGGTEGGLSTGELLRVRAAMKPIATVPRALQTVDVRTGEVAKAHHQRSDVCAVPAAGIVAEAMVALVLADAVAEKFGGDNVSETRRNVQGYLDNLIVR comes from the coding sequence TTGGGTACGTTGCGCTGGCTGACGGCGGGGGAGTCGCACGGCCCCGCACTGGTCGCGACGCTGGAGGGCCTGCCGGCCGGAGTGCCGGTGACCACCGAGCTGGTCGCCGACGCGCTGGCCCGACGGCGGCTCGGTTACGGCCGCGGCGCCCGGATGAAGTTCGAGCAGGACGAGGTCACCTTCCTCGGCGGCGTCCGGCACGGCGAGACCATGGGTTCCCCGGTCGCCGTGATGGTCGGCAACACCGAGTGGCCCAAGTGGGAGCAGGTCATGTCGGCCGACCCGGTCGACCCGGAGATCCTCGCGGGCCTGGCCCGCAACGAGGCGCTGACCCGCCCGCGCCCCGGCCACGCCGACCTGGCCGGCATGCAGAAGTACTCGATCGACGAGGCCCGCCCGATCCTGGAGCGCGCCTCCGCCCGGGAGACCGCGGCCCGGGTCGCGCTCGGCGCGGTGGCCCGCTCCTACCTCAAGGCGACCTGCGGCATCGAGATCGTCTCGCACGTGGTCGAGCTGGCCGCCGCCAAGGCCCCGGCCGGCGTGCTGCCGCTGCCCTCGGACGAGGCCCGCCTCGACGAGGACCCGGTGCGCTGCCTGGACCCGGACGCGTCGAAGGCGATGGTCGCCGAGATCGACCAGGCCCACAAGGACGGCGACACCCTCGGCGGCGTGGTCGAGGTGCTGGCGTACGGCGTGCCGGTGGGCCTCGGCTCGCACGTGCACTGGGACCGCCGGCTGGACGCCCGCCTCGCCGCCGCCCTGATGGGCATTCAGGCGATCAAGGGCGTCGAGGTCGGCGACGGCTTCGAGCTGGCCCGGGTGCCGGGATCGCAGGCGCACGACGAGATCGTGCCGAGCGCCGACGGCATCAAGCGGACCTCCGGTCGCTCCGGCGGCACCGAGGGCGGCCTGTCCACCGGTGAGCTGCTCCGGGTGCGCGCCGCGATGAAGCCGATCGCGACCGTGCCGCGCGCGCTGCAGACCGTGGACGTCCGTACCGGTGAGGTCGCCAAGGCGCACCACCAGCGCTCGGACGTCTGCGCCGTGCCGGCCGCGGGCATCGTCGCCGAGGCGATGGTGGCCCTGGTGCTGGCCGACGCGGTGGCGGAGAAGTTCGGTGGCGACAACGTCTCCGAGACCCGCCGCAACGTGCAGGGCTACCTCGACAACCTGATCGTCCGATGA